A window from Acinonyx jubatus isolate Ajub_Pintada_27869175 chromosome E1, VMU_Ajub_asm_v1.0, whole genome shotgun sequence encodes these proteins:
- the DDX52 gene encoding probable ATP-dependent RNA helicase DDX52 isoform X2: MMTSEITSQEEGSIQWISSVEAKIEDKKIKRENKLTSGKLENLRKEKINFFRNKHKIHVQGTDLPDPIATFQQLDQEYKINSRLLQNILDAGFQMPTPIQMQAIPVMLHGRELLASAPTGSGKTLAFSIPILMQLKQPTNKGFRALIISPTRELANQIHRELVKISEGTGFRIHMIHKAAVAAKKFGPKSSKKFDILVTTPNRLIYLLKQDPPGIDLTSVEWLVVDESDKLFEDGKTGFRDQLASIFLACTSHKVRRAMFSATFAYDVEQWCKLNLDNVITVSIGARNSAVETVEQELLFVGSETGKLLAMRELVKKGFNPPVLVFVQSIERAKELFHELIYEGINVDVIHAERTQQQRDNTVHSFRAGKIWVLICTALLARGIDFKGVNLVINYDFPTSSVEYIHRIGRTGRAGHKGKAVTFFTEDDKPLLRSVANVIQQAGCPVPEYIKGFQKLPSKQKKKMIKKPLERESISTTPKYFLEKAKNKQKKVTGQNSKKKVALEDKS; encoded by the exons atgatgACTTCAG aaattacttCTCAAGAAGAAGGTTCTATACAGTGGATATCATCTGTGGAAGcaaaaattgaagataaaaaaattaaaagagaaaataaactaacTTCAGGGAAGTTGGAgaatctcagaaaagaaaag aTAAACTTCTTCCggaataaacacaaaattcatgTCCAAGGAACTGATCTTCCTGACCCAATTGCTACATTTCAGCAACTTGACCAGGAATATAAAATCAATTCTCGACTACTTCAGAACATTCTAGATGCAGGCTTCCAGATGCCTACACCAATCCAAATGCAAGCCATTCCAGTTATGCTGCAT GGTCGAGAACTTCTGGCTTCTGCTCCTACTGGATCTGGAAAGACTTTGGCTTTTAGCATTCCCATTTTGATGCAACTAAAACAACCCACAAATAAAGGCTTCAGAGCCCTGATTATATCACCAACACGAGAACTTGCCAACCAG atTCACCGAGAGTTAGTAAAAATCTCTGAGGGAACAGGATTCAGGATACACATGATACACAAAGCAGCAGTGGCAGCCAAGAAATTTGGACCTAAATCATCTAAGAAGTTTG ATATTCTTGTGACTACTCCAAATCGACTAATCTACTTATTAAAGCAGGATCCTCCAGGAATAGATTTAACAAG TGTTGAGTGGCTGGTGGTAGATGAATCAGACAAACTGTTTGAAGATGGCAAAACTGGGTTCAGAGACCAGCTGGCTTCCATTTTCCTGGCCTGCACATCCCATAAGGTCAGAAGAGCTATGTTCAGTGCGACTTTTGCATATGATGTGGAGCAGTGGTGCAAACTCAACCTGGACAATGTCATCACTGTATCCATTGGAGCAAG GAATTCTGCAGTAGAGACTGTGGAACAAGAGCTTCTCTTTGTTGGGTCTGAGACTGGGAAGCTTCTGGCCATGAGAGAACTTGTTAAAAAG gGTTTCAACCCACCCGTTCTTGTTTTTGTTCAGTCCATTGAAAGGGCTAAAGAACTATTTCATGAGCTCATATATGAAGGTATAAATGTGGATGTTATTCATGCTGAGAGAACACAGCAACAG AGAGATAACACAGTCCACAGCTTCAGAGCTGGAAAAATCTGGGTTCTTATTTGTACAGCCTTGCTAGCCAGAGGGATTGATTTTAAAGGTGTGAACTTGGTGATCAACTATGACTTTCCAACCAGCTCAGTGGAATATATCCACAGGATCG gtcgAACTGGAAGAGCAGGGCATAAAGGAAAAGCTGTTACATTTTTCACTGAGGATGATAAGCCATTATTAAGAAG TGTTGCCAATGTTATACAGCAGGCCGGATGTCCTGTACCAGAATACATAAAAGGTTTCCAAAAACTACCAAG caaacaaaagaaaaagatgattaaGAAGCCATTGGAAAGGGAGAGCATTAGTACAACtccaaaatatttcttagaaaaagcTAAGAATAAACA GAAAAAGGTCACTGGTCAGAACAGCAAGAAGAAAGTAGCTCTTGAAGACAAAAGTTAA
- the DDX52 gene encoding probable ATP-dependent RNA helicase DDX52 isoform X1, translated as MDAHDLFRRLGMGAKFDVRRFSADAARFQVGKRKYDFDSSEVLQGLDFFGNKKSVPGEFGASRTHQELQDEEKKESLTERKREQNKKKRKMMTSEITSQEEGSIQWISSVEAKIEDKKIKRENKLTSGKLENLRKEKINFFRNKHKIHVQGTDLPDPIATFQQLDQEYKINSRLLQNILDAGFQMPTPIQMQAIPVMLHGRELLASAPTGSGKTLAFSIPILMQLKQPTNKGFRALIISPTRELANQIHRELVKISEGTGFRIHMIHKAAVAAKKFGPKSSKKFDILVTTPNRLIYLLKQDPPGIDLTSVEWLVVDESDKLFEDGKTGFRDQLASIFLACTSHKVRRAMFSATFAYDVEQWCKLNLDNVITVSIGARNSAVETVEQELLFVGSETGKLLAMRELVKKGFNPPVLVFVQSIERAKELFHELIYEGINVDVIHAERTQQQRDNTVHSFRAGKIWVLICTALLARGIDFKGVNLVINYDFPTSSVEYIHRIGRTGRAGHKGKAVTFFTEDDKPLLRSVANVIQQAGCPVPEYIKGFQKLPSKQKKKMIKKPLERESISTTPKYFLEKAKNKQKKVTGQNSKKKVALEDKS; from the exons ATGGATGCTCACGATCTCTTTCGCCGGCTTGGCATGGGGGCCAAATTCGACGTGAGACGTTTCTCGGCGGACGCGGCGCGATTCCAG gtaggaaaaaggaaatatgacTTTGATTCTTCAGAGGTGCTGCAGGGACTGGACTTCTTTGGAAACAAGAAGTCTGTCCCAGGTGAGTTTGGAGCATCAAGAACTCATCAGGAGCttcaagatgaagagaaaaaagaaagcctaactgaaaggaagagggagcagaacaaaaaaaagaggaagatgatgACTTCAG aaattacttCTCAAGAAGAAGGTTCTATACAGTGGATATCATCTGTGGAAGcaaaaattgaagataaaaaaattaaaagagaaaataaactaacTTCAGGGAAGTTGGAgaatctcagaaaagaaaag aTAAACTTCTTCCggaataaacacaaaattcatgTCCAAGGAACTGATCTTCCTGACCCAATTGCTACATTTCAGCAACTTGACCAGGAATATAAAATCAATTCTCGACTACTTCAGAACATTCTAGATGCAGGCTTCCAGATGCCTACACCAATCCAAATGCAAGCCATTCCAGTTATGCTGCAT GGTCGAGAACTTCTGGCTTCTGCTCCTACTGGATCTGGAAAGACTTTGGCTTTTAGCATTCCCATTTTGATGCAACTAAAACAACCCACAAATAAAGGCTTCAGAGCCCTGATTATATCACCAACACGAGAACTTGCCAACCAG atTCACCGAGAGTTAGTAAAAATCTCTGAGGGAACAGGATTCAGGATACACATGATACACAAAGCAGCAGTGGCAGCCAAGAAATTTGGACCTAAATCATCTAAGAAGTTTG ATATTCTTGTGACTACTCCAAATCGACTAATCTACTTATTAAAGCAGGATCCTCCAGGAATAGATTTAACAAG TGTTGAGTGGCTGGTGGTAGATGAATCAGACAAACTGTTTGAAGATGGCAAAACTGGGTTCAGAGACCAGCTGGCTTCCATTTTCCTGGCCTGCACATCCCATAAGGTCAGAAGAGCTATGTTCAGTGCGACTTTTGCATATGATGTGGAGCAGTGGTGCAAACTCAACCTGGACAATGTCATCACTGTATCCATTGGAGCAAG GAATTCTGCAGTAGAGACTGTGGAACAAGAGCTTCTCTTTGTTGGGTCTGAGACTGGGAAGCTTCTGGCCATGAGAGAACTTGTTAAAAAG gGTTTCAACCCACCCGTTCTTGTTTTTGTTCAGTCCATTGAAAGGGCTAAAGAACTATTTCATGAGCTCATATATGAAGGTATAAATGTGGATGTTATTCATGCTGAGAGAACACAGCAACAG AGAGATAACACAGTCCACAGCTTCAGAGCTGGAAAAATCTGGGTTCTTATTTGTACAGCCTTGCTAGCCAGAGGGATTGATTTTAAAGGTGTGAACTTGGTGATCAACTATGACTTTCCAACCAGCTCAGTGGAATATATCCACAGGATCG gtcgAACTGGAAGAGCAGGGCATAAAGGAAAAGCTGTTACATTTTTCACTGAGGATGATAAGCCATTATTAAGAAG TGTTGCCAATGTTATACAGCAGGCCGGATGTCCTGTACCAGAATACATAAAAGGTTTCCAAAAACTACCAAG caaacaaaagaaaaagatgattaaGAAGCCATTGGAAAGGGAGAGCATTAGTACAACtccaaaatatttcttagaaaaagcTAAGAATAAACA GAAAAAGGTCACTGGTCAGAACAGCAAGAAGAAAGTAGCTCTTGAAGACAAAAGTTAA